In Dysidea avara chromosome 3, odDysAvar1.4, whole genome shotgun sequence, a single window of DNA contains:
- the LOC136251425 gene encoding von Willebrand factor A domain-containing protein 3A-like isoform X4 codes for MLHLVAFDCEENDMMLLKRLSEEISNSSFHHYQSGSVIYDNDLSAVKMELSKCENILFQVQRAKTGLMNAPLIEILKELSLETDWTNQTDECLSLDIAIATGRSCDPDICTSHEWLETNGINGAGLNLYQLLSPDAIIPHTSYVPVLHKTVTSLVNNASIMFPFPDGRMRKLHVDFPLLCYYQTRMDQFMVDMERRIDYITTGSRRMFGLLAEKRVLIMVDTSAPIASHITKLQQDLKVLIQDQLPLVNYFNMASFNSNCDLWKNCLVEPTPTNLSEAWMWVAMLKCEGTCNVMSSLKGVLQHHLYNSDEDDDNTLLGIYLIMGNQPDQDMCELHSYVEQCIGGTHVRLHITFYGDSPTPTLAYGRYGDEDTVARCLQHLSTAGHGRYHRYCLSGTMTSDDVELIRSEINKGVNYQYQVDRILQLYYNDCINHEPLPLESAAVADQLPIKCTSPTPPPRHNNASLARMNTVNKKLSSDHGDDYSKQPPIATTTTSFYLDWGLRKGHITLPVVKCKDHVIRDNDYVMIPEMAITMAIPSQQWISKYGREATKVQLDNYMVTSNNLITGRKVFHLANKKGELLKLNINKKGARQYVTQLRGVVDVYRRRLEWLSLGSRAVFGVVCEYRVAILLDCSASMTNHWPELTNNIELLLTEQLIPRGIYFTIISFATSLKCFTDGLITVGNSASVVNWMQGITPSGCTSMLEAIKVAMVMQNVKSIILVSDGNQNHTREYFMDKISSHYSNLPIHTVAYHCDDSDCHQLLMEIATTTGGRFHDSNNIEMSDDYQLMATEFKLANQDLSVISSFV; via the exons ATGCTACATCTTGTTGCATTTGATTGTGAAGAAAATGACATGATGTTGTTGAAGAGATTATCAGAGGAGATTAGTAACTCTTCCTTCCATCATTATCAG TCAGGTAGTGTGATATATGATAATGACTTGTCAGCAGTCAAGATGGAACTGTCTAA GTGTGAAAATATTTTGTTTCAAGTACAACGGGCTAAGACTGGCTTGATGAATGCTCCTCTGATTGAAATTTTGAAGGAG TTGTCTTTAGAAACTGATTGGACCAATCAGACTGATGAATGTCTTTCCTTGGACATTGCCATAGCAACAggaagatcatgtgatccagacaTTTGCACATCACATGAGTGGCTGGAGACTAATGGAATTAATG GTGCTGGTCTCAACTTGTATCAACTACTGTCACCAGATGCGATCATCCCTCATACCAGTTATGTGCCCGTCCTACACAAAACTGTGACATCGCTAGTGAACAAT GCTAGTATCATGTTCCCATTTCCTGATGGAAGGATGAGGAAACTTCACGTGGACTTTCCACTGTTGTGTTACTACCAG ACCAGGATGGACCAGTTTATGGTTGACATGGAAAGGAGAATTGACTACATTACTACAGGAAGTAGAAGAATGTTTGGATTATTGGCTGAAAAGAG GGTGCTGATAATGGTGGACACATCAGCTCCTATCGCTAGTCATATTACCAAATTACAACAAGACCTGAAGGTGTTGATACAGGACCAACTGCCTTTAGTAAATTACTTTAATATGGCAAG CTTCAACAGTAATTGTGACTTGTGGAAGAATTGTCTTGTTGAACCAACTCCTACCAACTTGAGTGAGGCTTGGAT GTGGGTTGCTATGCTGAAGTGTGAGGGTACATGTAATGTGATGTCATCGTTGAAGGGTGTCCTTCAACATCACCTTTACAACAGTGATGAGGATGATGATAACACATTGCTAG GCATATACCTCATCATGGGCAACCAACCTGACCAAGACATG TGTGAACTACATTCTTATGTTGAGCAGTGTATTGGCGGTACACATGTACGGCTTCACATCACATTCTATGGAGATTCTCCTACACCCACACTTGCTTATGGTCGCTATGGAGATGAGGACACAGTTGCAAGATGTCTACAACACTTGTCCACGGCTGGACATGGTCGATATCATCGGTATTGTTTATCAG GAACAATGACATCAGATGATGTAGAACTGATCAGAAGTGAGATCAATAAGGGAGTGAACTACCAATAtcag GTTGATCGTATACTCCAACTCTACTACAATGACTGTATTAACCATGAG CCCCTCCCACTGGAGTCTGCTGCTGTTGCTGATCAACTTCCTATAAAGTGTACCTCACCAACTCCACCTCCTAGACACAACAACGCCTCATTGGCTAGAATG AATACGGTGAACAAGAAACTCTCCAGTGACCATGGTGATGACTATAGTAAACAGCCTCCAATTGCCACCACAACCACCAGCTTCTACCTAGACTGGGGACTAAGGAAAG GTCACATCACATTGCCTGTTGTCAAGTgtaaggatcatgtgatccggGATAATGATTATGTGATGATTCCAGAAATGGCCATTACCATGGCAATACCTTCACAGCAG TGGATATCCAAATATGGTAGGGAAGCCACAAAGGTGCAACTAGACAACTATATGGTGACCAGTAATAACCTAATTACTGGTAGGAAAGTATTTCATCTTGCCAACAAGAAG ggtgaactgCTCAAACTGAATATCAACAAGAAGGGAGCCAGGCAATATGTCACCCAACTCAGGGGTGTGGTGGATGTGTACAGGCGACGGCTGGAGTGGCTGTCCTTAG GTTCACGTGCAGTGTTCGGGGTAGTATGTGAGTATCGGGTAGCTATACTGCTGGACTGTTCAGCCTCTATGACTAACCATTGGCCAGAATTAACCAATAATATTGAGCTACTGCTGACAGAACAACTAATCCCCAGAGGCATTTA CTTCACTATCATATCATTTGCTACATCACTCAAATGTTTCACTGATGGCCTAATCACTGTTGGTAATTCAGCAAGTGTTGTTAATTGGATGCAGGGGATTACCCCATCTGGATGTACCAGTATGCTGGAGGCCATTAAG GTTGCTATGGTAATGCAAAATGTGAAGTCCATCATATTGGTATCCGATGGCAACCAG AATCACACAAGAGAATATTTCATGGACAAGATCTCATCTCATTACTCCAACCTGCCCATCCATACTGTAGCTTATCATTGTGATGATAG TGATTGTCATCAGCTACTGATGGAGATTGCTACCACTACTGGTGGAAG GTTCCATGACTCCAACAATATTGAAATG AGTGATGATTACCAGTTAATGGCTACAGAATTCAAGTTAGCCAATCAGGATTTGTCTGTCATCTCCAGCTTTGTGTAG